The DNA window TTGGGCTCCCCAAGACCTTGTCTACAAGAAAAAGAGAGTGGACACCCCTCTCCCTTCAAGTCCTGTCACTCTCATGTTATTTTACTAagatttcctctttctccttctttcagctgttcttgcagaagaacAATTGCCAAGGGCCCCTTTCCAAGCATTTCTCTTCCCCCATATCTCAGTTTTCAACTATCCCCTCTTGCTGTGCAAGGCCCCATTCTCTAGGTTCCCAGGCCCCTAGAGGGTGATAACTTCGAAAAGGAGGCTAACACTCTTTGGTGAGAGCATTGGGTGACATCATATCCTCATATAGGAAATCAGTTCTGTCTGCAGCCTGCTAAGGTTTTCTCACCCTCCACTCCTCCCCCCAACTCCCTCCCTGTTCCTGGGCCCCTCCCCTAGAGCCCTAGCTTGACCTAAGGTGCTGGTGGGACGCACACCATGGCCTCACGGGTGATCTGCTTTCTGTCGCTGAACCTGCTACTGCTGGGTGAGTTGATGATCCTGGTGGAGGGGGGCTGGAGCACATCAAGGGTTCGGGACGCCTGACTCAGCCTTCTTACCTGGCACCTGCAGATGTTATCACTAGGCTCCAGGTTTCCGGACAGTTACAGTTGTCACCAAAGAAAGTGGACGCTGAAATTGGCCAGGAGGTGAAGCTAACATGCGAAGTGCTGCGGGACACTTCGCAAGGATGCTCTTGGCTCTTCCGGAACTCCAGCTCCGAACTCCTCCAGCCCACCTTCATCATCTATGTATCTTCATCCCGGAGCAAGCTGAACGATATACTGGATCCGAATCTGTTCTCTGCCCGGAAGGAAAACAACAAATACATCCTCACCCTGAGCAAGTTCAGCACTAAAAACCAAGGCTACTATTTCTGCTCAATCACCAGCAACTCGGTGATGTACTTCAGTCCTCTGGTGCCGGTGTTTCAGAAAGGTTTGGGAGCGGAGGTCCCTTCCCCTGGGTTTTAAGGGTTACATCTGAACAGATTTCACACTTAGATTCCCTCTTCTTAAATCTCTTGGGGTCCCTTGGCGGCTACACTAGCCCCATTTTACAGACCAGAAAACTGAGGCTGAGGTGCTGGATGGGATTGGAAGTAACTTTTAACGCCCTGGATCTGGAATGGAGTCAGGATTCATGTGTAATCCTGCCCCTCTTGGCTCCAGGATAGAGTTCTGGTATTGACTCCAGCTTTCGGTTGATGGAGGGCCGCAGCCGCTAAGCTGCTGGATCTGGTCTAGGCGCATTGGCCCCAAATCACACTTGGTTCCGCGTGTGCGAGCGTATCCAGGAGTCCCTTCTTCCGGTAGTTAAAGCCAGAAAAAGGCTCCTTCTTGAGTAAAGGATAAGCGGAAAGCGGCTTGGGCATCCACAACTCCAGCCTGACCCGCAGGCACCCTGTTGCTTTTGCAGTGAACTCTATTATCACCAAGCCGGTGACGCGAGCTCCCACACCAGTGCCTCCTCCTACAGGGACACCCCGGCCCCTACGACCAGAAGCTTGCCGACCCGGGGCGAGTGGCTCAGGTTAGGTGACCTCAAGGTCAGCGATTGGGGTGGGCAGATAGCCTGGGAAGTTACTTGTGGAGGAAAAATCTGATCTTAGAGAGAGACCTGGACCCGGAGAAGTACTGGGAGCAGGGTTGGGGCTGTCGCAGCCGGTTTCTAAATTCCATTCACTTGGATCTTGTCAGTGGAGGGAATGGGATTGGGCTTCGCCTGCGATATTTACATCTGGGCACCCTTGGCCGGAATCTGCGCGGTTCTTCTGCTGTCCCTGGTCATCACTCTCATCTGCTGCCACAGTAAGTTCTGGGGAGTCCCCGCTTGGAGGAGATTGCTTTGTGCTCCGGGAGGAGTCAGTGCTTTGGTCGGGCTCCAGACAGCCCTTGAGGGAGATTAAGTTTAggttggggcgggggtggggagggggaaggggcgaCCAGGGGAGGGGGTGGGCGCTGCTCCAGCCGACCCGTAGGACCGGTGCAGTGGATTCTTTCTTGAAGGCAGGAAACAGGTAGGCCACCCCGCTGCTCTTTCCACCCTCTGGGAACTTATCGGAACAGAACCCTTTTCCGGGACCTCCAGGAGCTGATGAAGCAGAAGCTAGCACAGCCAAGATAATTTAAGCACACTAGGGAGGGAGCCTATGTAGTCCTGAGACCCGGGTCCAAGAAGGCTGAGTCCCACCTCACAAACCGCTCACTCCTCTGAGTCTATACAGGTGATTAcaccagccaggtctacagattCCCAGATCCACTCACGTCTGCACTTACAATGCCTCTTCCTCACCAAGGAAGGGTTTCATTTCATGTTGTCTAGGCTAGCCAAAAACTAGTAGGTAGCTTAGGCTAACCCCAAACTTCTgatctgatccttctgcctccctccaTTTGGGAGTGCTGGATGACAGGCATAGGCcaccaaaccaaatttaaaatgttttattttatttatgtatttataaaggtctatataagtacactgtagctgttttcagacacaccagaagagggcatcagatctcattacagatggttgggaaccaccatgtggttgctggtatttgaactcagtacctctggaagagaagtcagagctcttaactgctgagccatctctccagcccttatttatacatttatgtatttatgtatgtatgtatttatttatttttagagatagggtttctctgtgtagccctggctgtctgggagcttgctctctagaccaggctgcccttgaactcacagagatccaccagcctctgcctcccaagtgatgggagtGACTACAGGAAAGAGTAGGCAACATAGTGTTCACTCCAAGTCTGAAGAATTCTGAGCCTCAAAGATCTGGAGAAGAGGAAGCTATTAAAACAGTATCTGGAGACAGCTAGAGGGTATtcactctcccttcttccttgtcTAGGGAACCGAAGGCGTGTTTGCAAATGTCCCAGGTGAGTAAAGTCTCTGAACTGAAGTTCTGCTCACCCTGGGCAGCTGTGGGACCAGTGGCATGGCTGGTGGTTTGGGACTCCTTCCCAGCGGGAGGTCATACCAGTGAAGTCCTGGTGGCAGGGGACTAGGAGTCAGCCAGTACCTGAACAAGGAGCAGCAGAATGCTGGTGAGGTATTGGAATTCATtccagagaaaaggaa is part of the Rattus norvegicus strain BN/NHsdMcwi chromosome 4, GRCr8, whole genome shotgun sequence genome and encodes:
- the Cd8a gene encoding T-cell surface glycoprotein CD8 alpha chain precursor, translating into MASRVICFLSLNLLLLDVITRLQVSGQLQLSPKKVDAEIGQEVKLTCEVLRDTSQGCSWLFRNSSSELLQPTFIIYVSSSRSKLNDILDPNLFSARKENNKYILTLSKFSTKNQGYYFCSITSNSVMYFSPLVPVFQKVNSIITKPVTRAPTPVPPPTGTPRPLRPEACRPGASGSVEGMGLGFACDIYIWAPLAGICAVLLLSLVITLICCHRNRRRVCKCPRPLVKPRPSEKFV